The genomic window ACGAAGTGCAGTTTTTATGCTTCACACTCGAAGAAGAAAAAGATGGCACAAATCAACTCTATGCAATGAATGTGTTTAAAATACGCGAAATTATTTACTATGACAACGAGCTTACTGAAACTGCAGGGGATAATAGCGGTGTTGTGCTAGGCTACCTCACGGTGCGTGATGAGACAATTCCTCTTGTAGATATGAGACGATGGCTCTATTATAGCAAAGAAGATCCAGATAGAGACTTGAGGGAATTTTCACTTAATACTAGAAAAAGTCTTGTAGTTATTTGTAATTTTTCTAACAATACCGTTGGGCTTAAGATTATGGGTGTAAGGCGCATTATCCACAGAAGTTGGCAAGATATTGATACTGGCTCGAATCTCGGCATAGATAGCGATATGAAGATTACGGCTACTACAAAGTATGATGATGGCTCAGTGATACAAATCCTTGATGTAGAAAGAATGCTTACCGAAGCTTTCCCATCAGTAGGTGCTGCGGACGAGCTAGAACTCAATGATTTGGGCAAAATTGTAACCGATAAAATTGTGCTTTTGGCAGAAGATTCTAAACCTGCGGCAAAATCTCTCCAAAAAATCATCGAAACGCTTGATATAGAATACTTTACTTTCCCTAATGGCAAGGCTTTGCTTGATTATCTCCATAATCCGGGAGTGGCTGCAAGAATAGGTGCTATCATTACAGATTTAGAAATGCCTATTATATCGGGCTTTGAAGTGCTTAAAAATATCAAAGAAACGCCAGCGACTTGCCATATACCCGTAATTATTAATTCATCAATGAGTAGTGATAGCAATCATCAAATGGCGGAGCGTCTCAAAGCGGATGGATTCATAACCAAATCTAATCCAGCAGAAGTCGAACAAGCCCTACGCAAGCTTCTTACAGATATGGATTTTTAATCAAATATTTCACTTATAAAAGGCAAAACTATGTTACGAACTCATTTGTGCGCAGAATTAGGAACAGAACATATCGGGCAAGAAGTGCAAGTTTGCGGCTGGTGCAATACTTACAGAGACCACGGAGGTGTAGTTTTTATTGATTTGCGCGATAAAAGTGGTATTGTCCAACTTGTATGCGACCCAAGCACTCAAGCTCACACTATCGCTTCAAGTGTGCGCGATGAATATGTACTCGTTGCAAAAGGTAAAGTAAGAGCAAGAGGTGCAGGACTTGAAAACCCAAAGTTAAAGACAGGTATGATAGAAGTCGTGCTAAACTCACTTATTATTGAAAATAAATCCCCAACCCCACCCATTGCCATAGGCGATGAAAATGTAAATGAGGAGCTAAGGCTTAAATATCGTTATTTGGATTTGCGCTCACCTAAAGCATATAATATATTCAAAATCCGCTCTGATGCAGCTATTGCTACACGTAATAGTTTGCAAAAAATGGGCTTTTTAGAAGTAGAAACGCCTATACTTACAAAAGCCACACCTGAAGGGGCAAGGGATTATCTTGTGCCCTCACGCGTTCATCAAGGTGAGTTTTACGCACTACCCCAAAGCCCACAGCTTTTTAAACAACTCCTTATGATGAGTGGCTTTGACAAATATTTTCAAATCGCAAAATGCTTCCGCGATGAGGATTTACGCGCTGATAGGCAGCCTGAATTTACGCAAATTGACATTGAAATGAGTTTTTGTGAGCAAGAGGATATTATTAGTGTAGCAGAGAATCTACTTAAAGATATTTTTAGTGCGTGCGGTAGGGAGATTGAAATACCTTTTATGCGTATGCCTTATGCACAAGCTATGGAATCTTATGGAAGCGACAAGCCCGATTTACGCTTTTGTATGCCGCTTGTAGAGGTGGGAGATTTGTTTATAGAATCAAGCAATGAGATTTTTAAAAATATCGCACAAGATTCTAAAAACAATCGCATTAAAGCTCTATGCGTCAAAGGTGGAGATACATTCTTTTCACGCAAAAGCTTAGGCGAGGCGGAGGATTTTGTGCGTAAGTTTGGTGCAAAAGGGCTAGCCTATATTCAAGTAAAAGAAAATGAACTCAAAGGTCCTTTAGTCAAATTTATCTCGCAATCTGCACTCAATGAGCTTGTATCGCGCGTAAAAGCAGAGGTTGGCGATATTATTTTCTTTGGCGCAGGAGCTAAAAAAATAGTATGGGATTATATGGGGAGATTGCGTCTTAAAGTTGCTGAAGATATGAAGCTTATTAATGAAAATGAATATAAATTCTTATGGGTGGTGGATTTTCCTATGTTTGAAAAAGATGAGGGTAAAACAAAAGCCCTACATCACCCTTTTACAATGCCAAAAGATTTAAGCAAAGATGATGTAGAGGAGATAGAATCTATTGCCTATGATGTTGTGCTCAATGGCATTGAGCTTGGCGGGGGAAGTATTAGAATCCATAAAGATTCTATCCAAAAGCAAGTTTTTGAGTTACTTGGCATTAGCGATGAGGAGGCAAAAGAGAAATTTGGCTTCTTGCTTGAGGCATTAAGCTTTGGTGCACCTCCACACGGGGGCATTGCTATTGGATTTGAT from Helicobacter typhlonius includes these protein-coding regions:
- a CDS encoding chemotaxis protein; amino-acid sequence: MAKAQESIDKTTSLHLNNEVQFLCFTLEEEKDGTNQLYAMNVFKIREIIYYDNELTETAGDNSGVVLGYLTVRDETIPLVDMRRWLYYSKEDPDRDLREFSLNTRKSLVVICNFSNNTVGLKIMGVRRIIHRSWQDIDTGSNLGIDSDMKITATTKYDDGSVIQILDVERMLTEAFPSVGAADELELNDLGKIVTDKIVLLAEDSKPAAKSLQKIIETLDIEYFTFPNGKALLDYLHNPGVAARIGAIITDLEMPIISGFEVLKNIKETPATCHIPVIINSSMSSDSNHQMAERLKADGFITKSNPAEVEQALRKLLTDMDF
- the aspS gene encoding aspartate--tRNA ligase; protein product: MLRTHLCAELGTEHIGQEVQVCGWCNTYRDHGGVVFIDLRDKSGIVQLVCDPSTQAHTIASSVRDEYVLVAKGKVRARGAGLENPKLKTGMIEVVLNSLIIENKSPTPPIAIGDENVNEELRLKYRYLDLRSPKAYNIFKIRSDAAIATRNSLQKMGFLEVETPILTKATPEGARDYLVPSRVHQGEFYALPQSPQLFKQLLMMSGFDKYFQIAKCFRDEDLRADRQPEFTQIDIEMSFCEQEDIISVAENLLKDIFSACGREIEIPFMRMPYAQAMESYGSDKPDLRFCMPLVEVGDLFIESSNEIFKNIAQDSKNNRIKALCVKGGDTFFSRKSLGEAEDFVRKFGAKGLAYIQVKENELKGPLVKFISQSALNELVSRVKAEVGDIIFFGAGAKKIVWDYMGRLRLKVAEDMKLINENEYKFLWVVDFPMFEKDEGKTKALHHPFTMPKDLSKDDVEEIESIAYDVVLNGIELGGGSIRIHKDSIQKQVFELLGISDEEAKEKFGFLLEALSFGAPPHGGIAIGFDRLIMLLSKAQSIRDVIAFPKTQKATCPLTQAPSIVSNEQLKELHIRVKNELK